A single window of Sphingobacterium sp. ML3W DNA harbors:
- a CDS encoding Crp/Fnr family transcriptional regulator — MFEVLFSHMEQKVTLSDQEKSVIAGFFTFKKVRKKQYILEEGAICTHISFVKKGLIKSYRLDEKGNEHISLFGWEGWWLSDFNSFINQQPARLYIDAVEDTELFLLSREGYEQLMLEVPVMDRYFRILYQNSLITKDERLISSNSFTAEEKFQRLMQSNPEIMQRVPQHLVASYLGLAPETLSRIRKRMATTD, encoded by the coding sequence ATGTTCGAAGTATTATTTTCCCATATGGAACAAAAAGTAACCTTATCTGATCAAGAAAAATCAGTTATTGCTGGATTTTTTACTTTCAAAAAAGTAAGGAAGAAACAATACATCCTAGAAGAGGGGGCAATCTGCACGCATATTTCATTCGTGAAAAAAGGGCTTATCAAATCTTATCGCTTGGATGAAAAAGGAAATGAACACATCAGTCTATTTGGTTGGGAAGGCTGGTGGCTCTCTGATTTTAACAGCTTTATCAATCAGCAACCTGCGCGGCTATATATCGATGCGGTCGAAGATACGGAGCTATTCCTGTTATCGCGTGAGGGCTATGAACAGCTGATGTTGGAAGTACCCGTAATGGATCGCTATTTTCGGATCCTATACCAGAATAGTTTGATTACAAAAGATGAGCGGCTGATCAGTTCAAATAGCTTCACGGCGGAGGAGAAGTTTCAAAGATTGATGCAGTCCAATCCGGAAATCATGCAACGTGTACCGCAACATTTGGTTGCATCTTACCTTGGATTGGCGCCCGAAACACTGAGCAGGATCCGCAAGAGAATGGCAACTACCGACTGA
- a CDS encoding MFS transporter → MDNRLFRKWVNPKLDLLLLILMSICLGATSGVSSSISTYMVSSLAANPADASLSSYAYLAGMAVSFPLITKLKDYFSSKELLISICCALLSFNFILSLADNTVDIVLCSFCIGAVRMMGSILMIINIIPILMPRGERYQMYAVYYPVSLLVSPLAGMFQVWLSDELGWRYSFHFSNIFLFLTLLISFILVSGKMHTRRLPMWKFDWFSIFLLAGCMLSIAFIMAYGRYEDWWDSSKIRFASISTVVCLFLFLIRNKLLKQKLIDFSVFRIRNVRVGIILMFLSCFFFSLTTPINLMMNIAYSNNAIENAAINAYPILGYITGAIIAFLYFRRYNNFKVLLLVTVLCYTVSTYMLYVIVDKQTEAYRFFFPMFLRGVAILVSYMTIGLYIAADVPAEKFVSSTVILIFTRSFFGPVMFGGIYSTLLYYRQVQLLDKLAAWTDQSDPLFQHRFQGANTANVDPLLAYKELSMQANLSAIKELYGWICIIGICMFIVLFFFPIYKKQGRNILNWRENKNKEEIAATVVV, encoded by the coding sequence ATGGATAACAGGCTATTTCGAAAATGGGTTAATCCAAAATTGGATTTATTGCTATTGATTTTGATGAGTATATGCCTGGGGGCGACTTCTGGGGTATCCTCCTCGATATCGACTTATATGGTTTCCAGTTTGGCGGCTAATCCTGCTGATGCGTCTCTGAGCAGTTATGCTTATTTGGCTGGGATGGCAGTGTCTTTTCCATTAATTACAAAACTGAAAGATTATTTTTCGTCTAAAGAATTATTGATATCAATATGCTGCGCACTGCTATCTTTTAACTTCATATTGAGTCTGGCAGATAATACCGTGGACATCGTCTTATGCTCTTTCTGTATTGGAGCTGTTAGGATGATGGGCTCTATTTTAATGATCATCAATATCATTCCAATATTGATGCCACGTGGCGAGCGATACCAAATGTATGCAGTATACTATCCGGTGAGCCTTCTTGTGAGTCCATTGGCGGGGATGTTTCAGGTGTGGTTGTCAGATGAATTAGGCTGGCGATATTCTTTTCACTTTTCAAACATTTTCCTCTTTTTAACGTTATTGATTTCATTTATTTTGGTGTCAGGTAAAATGCATACTAGAAGGTTACCAATGTGGAAATTTGACTGGTTCAGTATTTTTCTTTTAGCTGGATGCATGTTGTCAATTGCTTTTATAATGGCCTATGGACGTTATGAGGACTGGTGGGATTCTTCTAAAATCAGATTTGCGAGTATATCAACAGTGGTCTGTCTGTTTCTATTTTTAATTCGAAATAAGCTATTAAAGCAGAAACTCATTGACTTTTCGGTATTTCGGATTAGAAATGTACGGGTAGGGATAATCTTGATGTTTCTTTCCTGCTTTTTTTTCTCATTGACGACTCCGATCAATCTGATGATGAATATCGCTTATAGTAATAATGCAATAGAAAATGCAGCGATCAATGCTTACCCAATTTTAGGATATATAACAGGTGCCATAATTGCTTTTCTATATTTTAGAAGATACAATAATTTTAAGGTATTGCTCTTAGTGACTGTACTATGCTATACTGTCTCTACGTATATGCTATACGTAATCGTGGATAAACAAACAGAGGCGTATCGATTCTTTTTTCCAATGTTCTTACGTGGGGTAGCAATATTGGTTTCTTATATGACGATTGGGCTTTATATTGCAGCAGATGTTCCAGCTGAAAAATTTGTATCGTCTACCGTGATATTGATTTTTACTAGAAGTTTTTTCGGTCCTGTCATGTTTGGCGGAATATACAGTACGCTGTTATATTACCGTCAGGTGCAGCTGCTGGATAAGCTAGCTGCTTGGACTGATCAATCAGACCCTTTGTTTCAGCATAGATTTCAAGGTGCAAATACGGCCAACGTCGATCCCTTATTGGCTTACAAAGAATTGAGCATGCAGGCAAATTTGAGTGCGATAAAAGAATTGTATGGATGGATTTGTATTATTGGAATTTGTATGTTCATTGTTTTGTTCTTCTTTCCGATCTATAAGAAACAAGGGCGGAATATCTTGAACTGGCGCGAGAATAAAAACAAGGAGGAAATTGCAGCTACAGTAGTGGTGTAG
- a CDS encoding ArsR/SmtB family transcription factor translates to MNLRRDVFQAIADPTRRAILLLLASQAMTAGAIAANFNTARPTVSKHLQILTECELLKSEQNGREITYHLNPNKMKEIADFIEPFTKMWDDKFNSLEAVMKNYKSQ, encoded by the coding sequence ATGAATTTAAGACGGGACGTATTTCAGGCCATTGCCGACCCTACAAGAAGGGCCATCCTCTTGTTACTTGCTTCACAGGCGATGACAGCTGGCGCCATTGCGGCCAACTTTAATACCGCACGCCCCACAGTTTCTAAACACCTGCAGATCTTGACCGAATGTGAACTCCTGAAATCCGAACAAAATGGAAGGGAAATCACGTACCACCTCAATCCAAATAAAATGAAAGAAATTGCCGATTTTATCGAGCCTTTCACTAAAATGTGGGACGACAAGTTCAATAGCCTGGAGGCGGTAATGAAAAACTATAAAAGCCAATAA
- a CDS encoding DoxX family protein, which produces MKKRHKITYWFFTLWLSLGMVSTGIIQIIHLDEEVDKIKELGYPPYFLTIIGIWKLLGVAAVLLPKFPLVKEWAYAGFFFLMTGAIFSHLAIGDKSSTYFGPALLLVLTIVSWYYRPAARKISSYKR; this is translated from the coding sequence ATGAAAAAGAGACATAAAATAACATACTGGTTCTTTACCCTTTGGTTAAGTCTTGGTATGGTATCCACAGGGATCATACAGATTATCCATTTGGATGAAGAAGTCGATAAAATAAAAGAATTGGGTTATCCCCCCTATTTTCTGACCATCATTGGCATCTGGAAATTATTAGGAGTGGCTGCTGTCCTTCTTCCCAAGTTCCCCTTGGTAAAAGAATGGGCGTATGCAGGTTTTTTCTTCTTAATGACCGGAGCTATTTTTTCACACCTTGCAATAGGTGATAAATCCAGCACCTATTTTGGTCCCGCGCTGCTACTTGTATTGACAATCGTATCCTGGTATTACAGACCAGCTGCCCGTAAAATCTCGAGTTATAAACGATGA
- a CDS encoding SDR family oxidoreductase produces the protein MDRIALVVGATGITGSNLAQELVANGWQTYGLARHPNSSNNGIIPIKADLLDKESLKTALEKINPTHVFFTTWMRKDSEAENIAVNSSLVRNLLDVLSEKKTVEHVALVTGLKHYLGPFEAYVGSGIFPVTPIREEQPRLEYPNFYYAQEDEVYRIAARDGFSWSIHRPHTVVGHAIGNLMNLGVTLAVYASICKEKGTKMIWPGSEAQWNGISDVTDARILAKQLIWASTTPEAKNIPFNIVNGDVFRWNWLWERIATYFGVGFEGFNGTVRPLADQLAADGSIWEELVKQHGLSNTELFQLASPWHTDLDLGRPIEVMVDMANSRKLGFSAYQNTEDSFIQLFEQLREEKIIPQ, from the coding sequence ATGGATAGAATTGCATTAGTAGTGGGTGCCACAGGCATCACTGGTAGTAATTTAGCTCAGGAACTTGTGGCTAATGGATGGCAGACTTATGGTTTGGCCCGTCATCCAAACAGCAGTAACAATGGTATCATCCCGATAAAAGCGGATCTCTTGGATAAAGAAAGTCTGAAGACCGCTCTGGAAAAAATAAACCCTACGCACGTTTTTTTTACCACTTGGATGCGAAAGGATTCTGAGGCTGAAAATATAGCGGTCAACAGTTCGTTGGTGCGTAATCTATTGGATGTATTGTCTGAAAAGAAGACTGTCGAACACGTAGCTTTGGTTACGGGACTTAAGCATTATTTAGGTCCGTTTGAAGCTTATGTCGGTTCTGGGATATTTCCGGTTACACCGATCCGTGAAGAACAACCCCGATTGGAATATCCTAATTTTTACTACGCGCAGGAAGATGAAGTCTATCGTATTGCTGCTCGCGATGGTTTTTCATGGAGTATCCATAGGCCACATACGGTAGTGGGACATGCCATCGGTAACTTGATGAATCTGGGTGTAACGCTTGCGGTATATGCTAGTATCTGTAAGGAGAAAGGTACGAAAATGATATGGCCAGGTTCTGAGGCGCAATGGAACGGTATCTCTGATGTGACTGATGCTAGGATACTTGCTAAGCAACTGATTTGGGCGTCCACAACGCCGGAAGCTAAAAATATCCCATTTAATATTGTGAACGGTGATGTGTTCCGATGGAATTGGTTATGGGAACGTATTGCTACATATTTCGGTGTTGGATTTGAAGGGTTCAATGGAACGGTAAGACCTCTGGCCGATCAGCTTGCTGCTGATGGCAGTATTTGGGAAGAGCTCGTTAAGCAACATGGTTTGAGCAATACTGAACTATTTCAGCTAGCTTCACCTTGGCACACGGATCTTGATCTAGGTAGACCTATTGAGGTGATGGTGGATATGGCCAATAGTAGAAAATTGGGTTTTAGTGCTTACCAAAATACGGAAGACTCCTTTATTCAATTATTTGAACAACTCCGCGAGGAAAAAATCATTCCACAGTAA
- a CDS encoding SRPBCC domain-containing protein has translation MERKTKVAAEDSKQEIIITREFDLPVTLLFKAYEEPKLFEQWMGTKVLKMENKKHGSYAFETSHNGQVVFRANGTMHEFVPNQKITRTFEMEDSPFPVQLEYLTFEALTAETSKLTMHIIFKSVAFRNQLLQMPFAQGLNMAHNRIQDIVEHLK, from the coding sequence ATGGAACGGAAAACAAAAGTCGCTGCAGAAGACAGCAAACAGGAAATTATCATCACCCGGGAATTTGACCTACCCGTAACCTTACTCTTCAAAGCTTACGAAGAGCCCAAGCTTTTCGAACAGTGGATGGGAACGAAGGTCTTGAAAATGGAAAATAAAAAACACGGCTCTTATGCCTTCGAGACCTCGCATAATGGACAGGTGGTTTTCCGTGCCAATGGCACAATGCACGAGTTCGTACCCAACCAAAAGATCACACGGACATTCGAAATGGAAGACAGCCCATTCCCAGTGCAACTTGAATATTTAACTTTTGAGGCGCTAACGGCCGAAACCAGTAAGCTCACTATGCATATCATTTTCAAATCTGTTGCGTTCCGCAATCAATTATTGCAGATGCCCTTCGCTCAAGGGCTCAATATGGCACACAACAGAATACAAGATATCGTTGAACATCTAAAATAA
- a CDS encoding MarR family winged helix-turn-helix transcriptional regulator — translation MDIEYAQVMHHYFNAVLKLRQNLRQRVQKQLIEHGHADITLEMTQVLYFLSISTESGEANQQEIADGLGKNKSSLTSLIDNLLKRDMLVRRINPENRRTNIISLTEKAKQFVADLYPDVYQTYDIEKIALDIEDIKALTKTLNAIMRS, via the coding sequence ATGGATATCGAATATGCACAGGTTATGCACCATTATTTTAATGCAGTTCTAAAGCTAAGACAGAACCTTCGGCAGCGTGTGCAAAAACAGCTGATCGAGCATGGCCATGCTGATATTACATTGGAAATGACTCAAGTTTTATATTTTCTCAGTATCTCTACTGAAAGCGGAGAAGCCAATCAACAAGAAATAGCAGATGGTTTAGGTAAAAATAAATCTAGCTTGACTTCACTCATTGACAATCTGTTGAAACGCGATATGCTCGTAAGGCGAATTAACCCTGAAAATAGGAGAACAAATATCATTTCTTTAACGGAAAAAGCGAAGCAGTTTGTAGCAGACTTATATCCAGATGTTTATCAAACCTATGATATCGAGAAAATAGCATTGGATATTGAAGATATAAAGGCGCTTACAAAAACTCTTAATGCTATTATGCGGAGTTAA
- a CDS encoding DinB family protein, whose amino-acid sequence MILQYLSIEFESEVKNTRKLLNAVPGKDLAYKPSEFSWTMGELAQHIATIYYWYVGALTQDVYDLATDHMERGDPNDIQATIDLFEKNVEKARIAIEALNEKKLLDDWTMKIGERVVIGPLQRGIVSRSFLFNHLYHHRGELIVYLRATGNKVPGLYGPTYEESNKK is encoded by the coding sequence ATGATACTCCAATATCTCAGCATCGAATTTGAAAGCGAAGTAAAGAACACCCGGAAACTACTTAACGCTGTACCCGGAAAAGATCTTGCTTACAAACCGTCAGAATTTTCATGGACCATGGGTGAATTGGCCCAGCACATCGCTACCATTTATTATTGGTATGTAGGTGCACTCACGCAAGATGTATACGACCTAGCCACAGACCATATGGAACGCGGCGACCCCAATGACATCCAGGCGACCATTGATCTTTTTGAAAAAAACGTAGAAAAGGCCCGGATCGCTATAGAAGCCCTTAATGAGAAAAAACTATTGGATGACTGGACCATGAAAATTGGCGAACGCGTTGTAATTGGGCCCCTGCAAAGAGGGATCGTCTCCCGAAGTTTTTTATTTAATCACCTGTATCACCATCGTGGCGAACTGATCGTTTATTTACGCGCAACGGGAAATAAAGTCCCTGGCCTATACGGCCCAACCTACGAAGAAAGCAACAAGAAGTAA
- a CDS encoding HlyD family secretion protein, whose product MSKKEQQIKLKYSKLLRIFFNSISVIIVVALLVWGLVYYFHLNDNSYTEDAQVEAYISPVNTRIVGYINEIRFDEHQQVKKGDTLIVIDDQEYQIQAAQALATLKNAEAGKTVVGADIGLSVNSTSISDANIAEAKARLDNQYTNLQRYENLLKADVIPQYQFDEVKTEYEAIQARYESLVRQRQSTTLNTRAISEKLNVSDADIMRAKASLDMAKLNISYCYITAPFDGIMGRRKISIGQLLQTGQTLGTIVQGSQRWVTANFTESQIEKIKVGDLMSIKVDALKGKVFEGKVESLSGATGSRYSSVPVDNSTGNFVKVQQRIPVRIVFTDANNNKEGLDKITAGMNVEVTKK is encoded by the coding sequence ATGTCAAAAAAAGAACAGCAAATAAAGCTAAAGTATAGTAAACTTTTAAGGATTTTCTTTAATTCGATTTCCGTCATCATTGTTGTCGCATTACTCGTTTGGGGACTTGTGTATTATTTTCATCTGAATGATAATTCGTATACGGAAGATGCACAAGTGGAAGCTTATATCAGTCCTGTAAATACGCGAATTGTAGGGTATATAAATGAAATCAGATTTGATGAACATCAACAGGTGAAAAAAGGAGATACGCTCATCGTGATTGATGATCAGGAGTATCAGATACAAGCTGCGCAAGCATTGGCTACGTTGAAAAATGCAGAGGCAGGGAAAACGGTAGTGGGCGCAGATATCGGATTGTCGGTCAATAGTACGTCGATCTCTGATGCAAATATTGCTGAAGCAAAAGCACGTCTGGACAATCAGTATACAAACTTGCAACGGTATGAAAATTTACTGAAAGCTGATGTGATACCGCAATATCAATTTGATGAAGTGAAAACAGAGTATGAAGCCATTCAAGCGCGATATGAATCGTTGGTTCGTCAACGTCAATCGACGACACTCAACACACGGGCTATTTCGGAGAAATTGAATGTTTCTGATGCTGATATCATGCGTGCGAAAGCATCTCTTGATATGGCAAAGTTGAATATTTCTTATTGTTATATCACAGCACCATTTGATGGTATAATGGGCAGACGTAAAATATCAATTGGTCAGTTGCTGCAAACAGGACAGACGCTGGGCACTATAGTACAGGGGAGCCAAAGGTGGGTAACAGCTAATTTTACGGAATCGCAAATCGAGAAGATTAAAGTGGGTGATCTGATGTCTATAAAAGTCGACGCTTTAAAAGGTAAAGTATTTGAAGGAAAAGTGGAATCGTTATCTGGGGCGACAGGTAGCCGCTACTCTTCGGTGCCGGTTGATAACTCTACGGGTAATTTTGTGAAAGTACAACAGCGTATACCGGTTAGGATTGTTTTTACAGATGCGAATAATAATAAAGAGGGTCTGGATAAAATAACAGCTGGTATGAATGTCGAAGTAACTAAAAAATAG
- a CDS encoding TolC family protein: protein MKQSHIFYYLIITLFLGLEGVKAQERRLFLPVDSLFALAERNSVQLAASRQKISINEKRTEIEKQEAWLPEIGAGLSAGYISNANIWDKHFNYESTMKMPHISTSFTMEGDITVYSGGRIKNGIEKSELVDEIAILDYQNDKERIQLLLLGKYLQLFTLYNQKTIYNQNIELAEHRLSNIQQLIKQGMLTHNEHIRSSLQITELKLKLTEIDNDINITNHDLGVVIGLAENTVINVDTTLYEKAFEDSGIAFEQQDLPEVEAAGIRVKMAEKDLKIAKAARLPQLSLYAENGLARPYLYSVPPMDVYMNLFQTGAKLKYNISGLYHSKKNIEKAYLEIEYAQKQQGWAEQQAEMDRHAALVKMQEAQVKYNSEQESFQLAQDNYRVVEQKYLNKFVAITDMLDASTSLLSSQLNLSNSRVNIIYRWYNLMKATGNWGQTKINYSRVKYESNVKKRTANKAKV, encoded by the coding sequence ATGAAACAGTCACATATATTTTATTATTTAATCATCACTTTATTTTTAGGATTAGAGGGTGTTAAAGCACAGGAAAGGCGTCTTTTTTTACCTGTAGATTCACTTTTTGCATTGGCGGAACGCAACAGTGTGCAATTAGCGGCGTCAAGACAAAAAATCAGTATTAACGAAAAAAGGACAGAAATTGAAAAACAGGAGGCTTGGTTGCCCGAGATAGGAGCTGGTTTAAGTGCCGGTTATATCAGTAATGCTAATATTTGGGACAAGCATTTCAATTACGAATCGACTATGAAAATGCCTCATATATCGACTAGTTTTACAATGGAGGGTGACATTACGGTCTATAGTGGCGGTCGAATTAAAAATGGTATTGAAAAATCAGAATTAGTAGACGAGATAGCCATTCTGGATTATCAAAATGATAAAGAAAGGATACAGTTATTGCTGCTTGGTAAGTATTTGCAATTGTTCACTTTATATAATCAAAAAACAATATACAACCAAAATATTGAACTTGCTGAACATAGATTGTCTAATATACAACAACTGATTAAACAGGGTATGCTAACCCACAATGAACATATTAGAAGCAGTCTTCAGATAACAGAATTGAAGCTCAAATTAACGGAGATTGATAATGATATTAACATTACTAATCACGATTTGGGAGTCGTAATCGGTCTGGCGGAAAATACCGTTATCAATGTGGATACCACCTTATATGAAAAGGCTTTTGAAGATTCTGGAATTGCTTTTGAACAGCAAGATCTTCCTGAGGTTGAAGCTGCTGGAATACGCGTGAAAATGGCGGAAAAGGATTTGAAAATAGCCAAGGCAGCGCGTTTGCCTCAACTGTCATTATATGCAGAGAATGGCTTAGCGCGTCCATATCTATATTCTGTTCCTCCAATGGATGTGTATATGAACCTTTTCCAAACAGGTGCAAAATTGAAGTATAATATCAGTGGGCTATACCATAGTAAAAAGAATATTGAAAAAGCATATCTGGAAATCGAATATGCCCAGAAACAACAAGGTTGGGCAGAACAGCAGGCTGAGATGGATCGTCATGCTGCCTTAGTCAAAATGCAGGAAGCACAGGTGAAATACAATTCGGAACAGGAAAGTTTCCAATTGGCTCAGGATAACTACCGCGTGGTGGAACAGAAATACCTGAACAAATTTGTTGCTATAACGGATATGCTCGATGCGAGTACATCACTTCTTTCTTCGCAACTCAACTTGAGTAATTCGAGAGTAAATATTATCTATCGTTGGTACAACCTGATGAAGGCTACTGGAAATTGGGGACAAACAAAAATTAATTATAGTCGTGTAAAATATGAGTCAAATGTCAAAAAAAGAACAGCAAATAAAGCTAAAGTATAG
- a CDS encoding YdeI/OmpD-associated family protein has product MNTAATEFFEKAKKWNEEFLLLRDIIRENPSLVEDYKWMHPCYTYEGKNVVLIHGFKDYCALLFHKGALLKDSEHILIQQTDNVQSARQIRFTHIEEILALKTTIQEYIKEAIEIEKSGKKIELKKVSDYPLPEEFQQALEQDQELHTAFYALTPGRQKGYLFYFNQAKQSKTRQNRIEKYYQQIVDGKGIDD; this is encoded by the coding sequence ATGAACACAGCAGCAACAGAATTTTTTGAAAAAGCTAAAAAATGGAACGAAGAATTCCTTTTATTACGTGATATCATCAGAGAAAATCCATCATTGGTAGAAGATTACAAATGGATGCATCCCTGCTATACCTATGAAGGGAAAAACGTCGTCCTTATCCATGGTTTTAAGGATTATTGTGCCCTCCTATTTCATAAAGGCGCATTACTAAAAGATAGCGAACATATCTTGATTCAGCAGACCGATAATGTCCAATCCGCAAGACAAATCAGGTTTACCCATATCGAAGAGATTCTGGCCCTAAAAACGACCATACAGGAATATATCAAAGAAGCCATCGAAATTGAAAAATCAGGAAAGAAGATTGAACTCAAAAAAGTAAGTGACTATCCCCTTCCCGAAGAATTTCAACAAGCCCTGGAACAAGACCAAGAGCTCCATACAGCATTCTATGCCTTAACTCCTGGTCGACAAAAAGGATACTTATTCTATTTCAATCAAGCCAAACAGTCCAAAACAAGACAGAACCGTATCGAAAAATACTATCAACAAATAGTAGATGGAAAAGGGATTGATGATTAG
- a CDS encoding DUF2931 family protein → MNVLHLRKIFLIAGSITAFGFLFYLFLGDGVAFETHGIWASISNLLSVLILFSQFILHFIVLLIMCGRGKKGQELTLKQNWTIGVYCLIAVIVNIVLILNGTTVSRGEMTVERKWSSSEKYYWEPAISCPEGYPVRVVQGQFLIGSWSRNNALPYINDKLYDGRWGLGITSFISQDQGKMVMPDSVHVTWYSVVENSFYKLNVALDKEKITNLFKNGFEAKNHNGLFHGTYDEITLGLAPGGDVALWVGSNWGKAIEVSFYKAQKMDSVQIEPDRRQVIQEELASIRKSNEWVEQVLTADNPIPYDKWRKKYRQAYEWRLQFVKNGALNDPEVQVGFFNGEELSITDSLLSEKNFPVQALPASLFLKYTSGDGKTKRDYVVLDEEDIFKAFEKLTLNKQKIAVIVTCEINKQGEIEKVTAKNDVEALTLKLKRY, encoded by the coding sequence ATGAATGTATTACACCTGCGTAAAATTTTTCTGATTGCTGGCAGCATTACTGCTTTTGGCTTTTTATTTTACCTATTTCTGGGGGATGGTGTTGCCTTTGAAACGCACGGTATCTGGGCTAGTATTTCTAATCTTCTTAGTGTCCTGATTCTCTTTTCGCAGTTTATACTCCATTTTATCGTTTTGCTTATCATGTGCGGCAGGGGTAAAAAAGGTCAAGAATTGACCTTGAAACAAAATTGGACTATCGGTGTATATTGCCTGATTGCAGTAATCGTCAATATCGTATTGATTCTTAATGGGACCACGGTTTCGCGGGGAGAAATGACGGTAGAGCGGAAATGGAGCAGTTCGGAAAAATACTATTGGGAACCTGCGATATCATGCCCAGAAGGCTATCCTGTACGCGTGGTACAGGGACAATTTTTAATCGGTTCTTGGAGCAGAAATAATGCGTTGCCGTATATTAATGATAAATTATATGATGGACGATGGGGATTGGGAATAACTTCTTTTATCAGCCAGGATCAGGGAAAAATGGTGATGCCTGACAGTGTACATGTGACCTGGTATTCGGTGGTAGAAAATAGCTTCTATAAACTTAACGTGGCGTTGGATAAGGAGAAAATAACCAATTTGTTTAAAAATGGATTTGAAGCAAAAAATCATAATGGCCTATTTCATGGTACATATGATGAAATAACCTTAGGGTTGGCACCTGGTGGAGATGTGGCTCTTTGGGTTGGGAGCAATTGGGGAAAGGCTATAGAAGTGAGCTTTTATAAAGCACAAAAAATGGATAGTGTGCAGATAGAGCCTGATAGACGCCAAGTGATCCAGGAGGAATTAGCAAGTATAAGAAAGTCAAATGAATGGGTGGAGCAAGTACTTACTGCGGATAACCCGATCCCGTATGATAAATGGCGTAAAAAATATCGACAAGCATACGAATGGCGTCTTCAGTTTGTCAAGAATGGGGCTCTGAATGATCCGGAAGTACAAGTCGGTTTTTTCAATGGTGAAGAGTTGTCGATAACGGATAGCTTATTGTCAGAAAAGAATTTTCCAGTGCAAGCGTTACCTGCTTCCTTGTTTTTGAAATATACATCAGGTGATGGTAAAACCAAGCGTGACTATGTTGTATTGGATGAGGAGGATATCTTTAAAGCTTTTGAAAAACTAACATTAAATAAACAAAAAATAGCGGTAATCGTTACTTGTGAAATCAATAAGCAGGGAGAAATAGAAAAGGTAACGGCTAAAAATGATGTGGAAGCGTTAACATTAAAATTAAAACGGTATTAA
- a CDS encoding YdeI/OmpD-associated family protein, with protein sequence MKIALNPGVDQYLMDGCMRCKYGGTPQCKVNDWRNELELLRQIVLESGLKEEIKWSAPVYTHHGKNIVAVAALKHSANISFFKGVLLLDSHKILTQQGNLQSDRIIKFTNTKEIERLRNVLTSYLKEAITIEENGQKVAFKKNPEPIPDELLQAFEQDANLEAAFYRLTPGRQRGYIIHFSQPKQSQTRVGRIEKNRQQILNGVGLNDRYTTITKP encoded by the coding sequence ATGAAGATAGCATTGAACCCAGGAGTAGATCAATATTTGATGGACGGCTGTATGCGCTGCAAATATGGCGGTACACCACAGTGTAAAGTCAATGACTGGAGAAATGAGTTGGAATTGCTCCGTCAGATCGTTCTGGAATCAGGCTTAAAAGAAGAGATAAAATGGAGTGCCCCCGTATATACCCACCATGGGAAAAACATTGTTGCCGTTGCTGCATTAAAACACTCGGCCAATATAAGTTTTTTCAAAGGTGTCCTATTGCTTGATAGCCACAAAATCCTAACACAACAGGGCAATCTACAATCCGATAGAATCATCAAATTCACCAATACCAAAGAAATCGAACGTTTAAGAAATGTGTTGACATCCTATCTGAAGGAGGCTATAACCATAGAAGAAAATGGACAGAAAGTAGCGTTCAAGAAAAATCCAGAACCCATACCCGACGAATTATTGCAGGCTTTCGAGCAGGATGCCAACTTAGAAGCGGCCTTTTACAGATTGACACCTGGACGACAGAGAGGCTATATCATTCATTTTTCGCAACCTAAACAATCACAAACACGAGTGGGTAGAATTGAAAAAAATCGGCAGCAGATTTTAAACGGAGTAGGATTAAACGACAGATACACAACGATAACAAAACCATAA